Sequence from the Cryptococcus neoformans var. neoformans JEC21 chromosome 1, complete sequence genome:
ATTGCGAAGAGAACAGCATACCTCGTAGCCCTTCATTCGCAAAATAGGAGCCGTGGTGGTTTGCACCGTTAGAACTTCCTTAGAAGATGTATGTATGTgtgtggaagaagatgcggCTCCTTCATGTATATGTCTCCACAACATTGGCATAGACAAAAAGGTACGACGATGGCCGATCATCAATGATGCTGATTTACGCCTGTGAGTTCCCATTAACGGCAGCTTCATACAGGAGTATCTACAGCACGGACGTCGACAGTAACTAATAAGCGGAGATCTGTTATCCACAATTTTTCACAATCGTCCTCCAAGGGTTTGTCTTCCCCATGCTGTTAAAGTCCAATTACGCGTACCCGCAGATCACCCtcaaaggaagaaggataccATAACTCTTCCCAAATTGCTCAAATCTCTCTCAAAACTCTCTTGCCGCCctgtctcttcctccttttgtTGTATCTTTTCTGCCTACTCTATATGATATTGAGGGGTATCGTAAACGCCTTGCGTACCTCTCGTGGAGCGATCGGTGTTTGAGTCGGTTATGATGTAGGTACTGCGCGCTTGCGGCAATGAGGACCATTAATGGGGAAATAATAAGAGGTTGTGGTGCGCTCCCCGCTGAGTGGtaaggaggatgaattTCCGTCCACGGACTGGACCAAAATGAAGCCATGGCCAATAAATAATTAGATTATGGAAGCCGACTTCCTTTGAATCAGTTAATGGACTATAATATGGTTCAGTTAACAGCTCTCCAGATGGCTAGAAAAAAGGGATCTCGTTACCGATATCACTTTTCTCGATATGTCCCCCTCTTAGGCCTCGGACCCAGTAATGGCCACTCATCTCGTCGGCGAATGCCTTATCCTTTAGAACGTCTCCCTGCGTTTAAAGCACATCCGAGAGATTTGACTCTTGTTATTTTTGTTCACTGATTGGCACGTGTGGCCAATTGTTGATTTTGGATGGAATGAAAAGTTGATACAGCTTTTGAATCTTGGAAGACATAGTAAACTGAGCGGGTAGATTGACGGAGGGTCGATGCTAACGGATCAGCTAGGCTCTTCGCTGTGGTGTGCTGCTGTTACAGCTCAGAAAGCTTGTAGGGGAATGGACGGATGAGTTGGAAGAATTATATGGAAGATGGTTGGAGGTCTTGGAAGGACGTCACGGGCTTATACTTTCGGCATTATCTTCAGCGGCTTCAAGCAATAATGTGCCGAGATCAATTCCGAAACATAATCGTCTGCAGTCGACGTTGTTTAATACATGAGCCAATGAGGCAAGCATTATGGTATAATAGCCCTGATCCTTGACAATTCATTTGGTCAATTTGATTATTCCGATTTTTTTCTCCATACGATGCCGGATGGTGAGATAATCCCGTCGAGCTGAAAATCCCAGTCCCAGGTGGGAACTCTTTCCCCATGAGGTAATATCTGCGGCTCGAGTGCAATAGCCACTGTGGGCAGATTAgccatttttttcttgaATCACATGACCAGATTGCACTTGCAGAACGTACTGAGTAAAGGACGAGGACGCGTGGAGGTGTATGATTGAAGAAAGCGGTCGTAATAGGCTTTACCTCGGCCAAGCTGCGACCTTCGTCAGACTCATGTTTCGTCTTATGTTGAGTGGTAGAAACGCACTCTATTACATTCTTCATCGAATGCGACACCCGGAATGAGGATCAAGTCCATTGGGGGGGCTTTCGGGCTCATAGCTTGGAACTCCATGAGCTTTTATTTTGATCGGGCGAGGCGGAACGCATACGTACCATCCTCCCGGAAAGATTTGTCCATATCTCTCCTCTCTACCCCAGGGTCCACGATCCCCCATCTATCTAGAGGACAATTTTCTAGATCTTGAGTGGAATACAGTCTGAGCATACGCATATCTTGTTCTGCTGATGGGCTGGAGAGCGACGGGGCAGAAGGGTTGTGGGTTCGAGAAGGGGGCGCAGGGATGTATGGGGTGTACAGTGAAGTTCCTAGGCAATCGAAGTAAGATTTGATTTTTAGGACATATAAAGCTGGATGAGCAGTATTACCtcgtttgagaagatgatctACAATCAAGTCCGTCCGTAATTCACCTTGTGCCATACTGAGATAACACCCAACAGAGTTTGCTTTCTTGAAAAAGTTCTGATCAAGCAGTGTACGGAAGACGTCTCTGGCTGAACTAATGTAAGCTTCTATTAATTATAATGTACATCACTCACACTGCTTATCAATCTCGGAATCACTCATGCCTTTGAGCGTCCGAAGCATGGTTTTGCGCAGTGTTGCTTTGAGGGCGAATGTTACAGCCATTTtgtcttgttcttcttgtctcccAGTGACACTGGGTTCCGGATTGCTCATTAGGCACTCCAAAATGAAAGTGTCAGGAGGGGTAATGGTCCGGTACTGGCCAAGATCTTAGTATCTGTGGACCTTATTGGTTTGTGGAAATAGCATGGTGATGGGGAGATGGGGCCGGAGAGGATTAGAAAGTGATGATGTGGGGACTTGAGGTGCGGCGACTTCCGGTGGTTGAGCTGGATGGAGATGTTTTAGAAGTTAGTGAGTATCTTCTGTTTTTCCGAATTGTTTTTCGTCGAGATTCTTGGCGCAGAGAGTGACGATGGAGCCTCCACCGCTGCCCCGGACGCTCGTGCTAGACTACTATGATTCATGTGAGTAGTACATGGTGGAGCATGTGGCGCCGGCTCACTTCCGCAGACACCAACAACCTGGTCACCCTGCTCACCCGCACCTACGCGGACGCCGACGTGCTGGAAAAACTCGTGGTGGTGAAAGCGGACGAGTACACGTGGTGAGGCCCCGCCCCCTTCTCCAGCCTCTGACCGCTTCTAATGCCGTGTAGGGACGAGTTTCAGCGCCTTGTCCTCCCCAACATCGATTGTGTCATTCTCTCCCCCGGGCCAGGCCGCCCCGATAACCCAGCAGTGAGCGACCTCTCCGTCCTCCGCCTTTATCCCTAACCATCCCGCAGGACATAGGTTTTGCTCTCCAGCTGCTGCGTCTACATCCGCTCCCAATCCTCGGAGTCTGCCTCGGTCATCAAGCGATCGGCGTAGCCTTTGGTGGGAAGGTATCTACCAGGTTGCCCCCATATATGTGACCTTACTAACGCCCTGTAAAGATCATTAACACTCCCAAAATCACCCACGGGCATGTCATTCCTGTCGCTCCGGTACAACCTCCCATTGGGCTCTTCGCCTCTCCTTTGTGGAAAGCTGGTGGTGAAACCCAGTTTGATGTGGTCGTTTACAATAGTTTAACAGTAGACCCGATGAGTATGTCAGATCACTCCTCTTCTAATCGATATACCTTGCTGATATCTCGATATCTCTAGCTCTTCCTCAGGATCTTGAGGTGACAGCATGGTCCATTCCTTCACTTGATCGACCAGCTAGTATCCAAGGACTGAGGCATCGACTGTACCCCATATGGGGTGTACAATACCATCCAGAGGTAAGCTTTCGGTCGTCGAAGTGATACCATCACTTATAACACTTACAGTCAATCTCTTCTACCTGTGGCTCATCGCTACtcgtttcttttttggaCGAGGTCCACAAAATCAATAATCAACCTAAGTCCTACCCTaaccttcttccctcgaTCGTCTCTTCCTGCGCATATCGTGTTGTCAAGGTTGGATCAAAAACCGCATCCCATGACCCATCACTCACTACGTTagtctcttcatcaaagctCGAGAAAGTGAGCAAGGCGTTTGATGGATTGGGCAGAGGTTTAACCACGGAGGATGTATTCCAGCGTCTCGTGAGGGAGCCGCCAAGAAAAATGGAGAAAGCTGTAGCAGAGATATGGCTTGACGGGCAGACAGTAGGTCTTCATAACCCCTCCAAGCAATGGATTTTCATTGACTTTTGCAGCCTACTCGCCCAACTACTTCTTCACTCGCTTCCCcgtctttccttctcacaTACTCTCTCACCACTCGTACTGTCACACTTCACCGAGCGGGATCCACTCCTAGcattctccctctctctgAAGATATCACCTTTTGGGAGTGGTTCTCCGCCGGGCAAGAAGCCATAACCCGTAATCTCCATTCTGCCATAGAACCACGAATAAGCGgctggagaggaggttgggtAGGCTGGTTTGCGTatgagatgaaggaggagagccTTACGGGTTATCGAAGACGGAAAAGgggagagggcgaggaaaAGGTAGATGCCTGTTGGGGATGGACGGATCGATTCTTAGAAAGAACCCCCAAGGGAGAATGGGTAGCGAGGGGTGTGGTCAGACAAGATGCAGATCAACTCAGTGGGATCGAAGGTTGTGACATGTTGCGCTGGTTGCAA
This genomic interval carries:
- a CDS encoding 4-amino-4-deoxychorismate synthase, putative is translated as MEPPPLPRTLVLDYYDSYTNNLVTLLTRTYADADVLEKLVVVKADEYTWDEFQRLVLPNIDCVILSPGPGRPDNPADIGFALQLLRLHPLPILGVCLGHQAIGVAFGGKIINTPKITHGHVIPVAPVQPPIGLFASPLWKAGGETQFDVVVYNSLTVDPMTLPQDLEVTAWSIPSLDRPASIQGLRHRLYPIWGVQYHPESISSTCGSSLLVSFLDEVHKINNQPKSYPNLLPSIVSSCAYRVVKVGSKTASHDPSLTTLVSSSKLEKVSKAFDGLGRGLTTEDVFQRLVREPPRKMEKAVAEIWLDGQTPTRPTTSSLASPSFLLTYSLTTRTVTLHRAGSTPSILPLSEDITFWEWFSAGQEAITRNLHSAIEPRISGWRGGWVGWFAYEMKEESLTGYRRRKRGEGEEKVDACWGWTDRFLERTPKGEWVARGVVRQDADQLSGIEGCDMLRWLQKEGIILGTTQDEWENYVQSVSNVLDARGESFTSSPLPRFHPSSSSDAYQKQIDSCREAIRQGESYELTLTTSFSSTPSSFDPFALYLHLRKFNPAYYSTYMSFPALSTSSLHGSSGTQGITILSSSPERFLKINSSRQVEMMPIKGTRARVKEDQCICRPGIGCGGENPGSVECKQEGRREDERRGRELVEDVKERAENLMIVDLIRSDLLSCCIPSTVTVPKLIALESYGVHNLVTTVQGTLADNVGSVEAVKRCFPPGSMTGAPKLRSVQLLDEFENHQRRGVYSGALGYFSVDGVTDLSVVIRTIVVEDNRLSIGAGGAITWLSDREKEWDEVLTKVKSVVGRIEDGE